From the Streptomyces sp. NBC_00390 genome, the window GGCGCCGCGGTAGAGGACCTTGAGGATCTCGACGCGCTGGCGGTCGGCGACACCGAGGTCCTCGACGAAGGCGTCGGGGCGGACGCCGAGGCCGTACGCGTCCGAGATCTCCTTGATCTTGGCGCGGGCCTTGTCGCCGATGCCGTACAGCTTCTCGGAGCCGAGGACGACGTTCTCGAGGACGGTGAGGTAGTCCGCGAGCATGAAGTGCTGGTGCACCATGCCGATCCCGCGGGCGATGGCGTCGCCGGGGTCGTGGAACGAGACCTGCTCGCCGTCCACCGCGATCGTGCCCTCGTCCGGCTTCTGCATGCCGTAAAGGATCTTCATCAGAGTGGACTTGCCGGCGCCGTTCTCGCCCACGAGGGCGTGGACGGTGCCGCGGCGCACGGTGATGTCGATGTCGTGGTTGGCCACGACTCCCGGGAATCGCTTGGTGATGCCGCGGAGCTCTACGGCATGGGGACTGCTGGACGCTTTGATGGCGCACTCTCCTTGGCAGGAGCGGGGGAGCGAAGGCGGTGGATGGCGCGAAAAATACCGCGTGAACAGGGACGCTACGCGCGTAGCGTCGACAAGTAATCGGGGCCGGCCCCGATTACCGGCCAGGGGCGGAACACGGGGCCGCGTGCGTCGGGGCCCGGAGAGACAGCCGAAGCCTCTCGCCGGGCCCCGATCACACGATCGATCAGGTGGTGGTCTTCACCTTGATGGTGCCGTCCACGATCTTCTTCTTGGCCTCGTCGATCTTGGCCTGGATGTCCTCGATGTGGCCACCGGTGGTGGTGAGGCTGACGCCGTCCTCAGCGAGCGAGTAGGCGTGCGTGCCGGTCAGCGGCTTGCCGTCCTTGACGGACTTGGCCAGGTCGTAGACACCGGTGTCGACGTTCTTGACGACGGAGGTCAGGATCGTCTCGGCGTACTTCGACAGGGCCGGGTCCTTGGCCTGGTCCGAGTCCACGCCGATCGACCAGGCGCCCGGCTTGGCGGCGACGGCCTCGATGGAGCCGGCACCGGAGCCGCCCGCGGCGGCGTAGATCACGTCGATGCCCTTGTCGAGCATGCCCTTCGCGGCAGCCTTGCCCTTGTCGGGTGCGCCGAAGCCGGAGAGGTCCGTACCGGTGGTGAGGTACTGGATCTGCACGGAGGCCTTCGGGTCGGTCTCCTTGACACCCTGCTCGAAGCCCGCGGCGAACTTCTTGATCAGCGGAAGGTCGACACCTCCGATGAAGCCGATCTTGCCGTCCTTGGACTTGAGGGCGGCGGCGACACCGGCGAGGTAGGAACCCTGCTCCTCGGTGAAGACGATCGAGTCGACGTTCTTCTGCTCCGAGACGGAGTCGACCAGGCCGAACGTGGTCTTCGGGTACTTGGCCGCGACAGAGTCGATCGCGTCCTTGTAGGCGAAGCCGACACCGATGACGGGGTTGTAGCCACCCTCGGCGAGCGAGGCGAGACGCTGCTCGCGGTCGGCGGGGGTCTCGCCGTTCTTGGCGGTGAGCTCCTTGGTCTCAGCGTCGAACTCGGCCTTGGCCTTGTCCAGCCCGCGGGCCGCAGAGTCGTTGAAGGAGTTGTCGCCACGGCCGCCGACGTCGAAGGCCATGCCGATCTTCAGCTTGCCCTCACTCGAGCCGGTCGACTCGGTGGAGGACTCGCCGCAGGCGGTCGCGGTGAGAGCAAGGGCCGCGGTGACAGCACACGCGGCGGTGATCTTGGATACCCGGCGCACGAGGAAGGTCCCTTCAGGACTGGCCGAAAGCGCCACTTCCGGCGCTGATTTCGGGCCGATCGTAACGCGCGTAGATGTCAGTTAAAGACAGGTTCATCAGTCGTTATCGGATCGAGGCGTTCGCTCACCTGACAGCGACCGTTGCACCACTGAGCGGAACCCGGCGGCATGCGATCCGGGCCTTGTCGGCGGTGAGCCACCTCACATTGCTTCAAGATCAAATCCAGGCAACGAGTCGAACGGACTGACCGACCAACAATTACACAGGGGGAAAAGTGCGTCTCACGACCAGGACCGCTGCTCTCGTTGCCACTCTCGGACTGGCCATCGGCGGGGCGCTGGCAGGCGCCGCGCCGGCGTCCGCCGCGATCGGCGACCCGACGGGCTGCAGCGCCTACGTCGATAACGGCGGCAAGGCCATCGGCTGGTGCAGCAGTGGAACCGGCCAGTGGCAGGTGTTCGCGAAGTGTGCGGGCACCCGCGGGGTGACGGGTCCGCACGGGGGCGACATCGGTTACCGCAAGGGGCAGGGCACCCCGAGGGCGACCGAGAAGGCTTCCGTCCTCAACTGCGGTTCCAGCGGCTACGCGGTGAGCCCGACGATCAAGATCGTTCGATGAGTGCCTGCGCCCGCGCAGAGCACTCCGTGACGATGAGCTGATGGGAGGGGCGGCGGTCCACCGGACGGTGGACCGCCCCTTGTGGCATCTGTTCGCGAGAGTGGTGACGCCTGCACCCGCGAGCCCGACGGGTCCGCGGGCGCGGTCCGCCCGGGAGCGCATGATTCAGAGGGTGCGCCCGGCGTCGAGCAGTGCCGCGGCGGTGAACAGCTCCACACCGACCGTGATCGCCTCCTCGTCGACGTCGAAGTCGCCGCGGTGCAGATCACGCCGGACGCTGTCACCGGGCGGGTGGACACCGAGGCGGGCCATCGCGCCCGGAACATGCTCCAGGTACCACGAGAAGTCCTCACCGCCCAGGCTCTGCTCGGTGTCCTCGATCGCGAACACTCCGCGGCGTGCGATCTGCGCGTCACGCAGCAGTTCGGTGACGACCGGGTCGTTGACCACCGGCGGGACGCCGCGGATGTAGTTGATCTGGGACTTGGCCCGGTGCAGGGTGGCGATCTCGTCGATGGCCGCGTGCACCATGTCGGGGGCGGCCCGCCAGCCTGGCAGGTCCAGGCAGCGCACGGTGCCGGAGAGCTCCGCGTGCTGCGGGATGACGTTGCAGGCGTGGCCTGCCTCGATACGGCCCCAGGTGACGGCGAGTCCGGAGCGGGCGTCGACGCGGCGCGACAGCAGCGCGGGGACCTCGGTGACGATCTTCGCCGCCGCGGTCACCAGGTCGGTGGTCAGATGCGGGCGGGCGGTGTGGCCGCCGGGTCCGTCGAGGGTGATTTCGAGCCGGTCGCAGGCCGAGGTGATGGGCCCCACGCGCAGTCCGACGGAGCCCGCGTCCACCCGGGGGTCGCAGTGCACCGCGATGATCTTGCTGACGCCGTCGAGCACACCCTCCCCGATGACATCGGCCGCACCGCCCGGCAGCACTTCCTCGGCCGGCTGGAAGATCAGCCGGACCGGCTGCGGGAGCAGGCCCTGCCGGTCGAGCTCGGCGAGGACCAGGCCTGCACCGAGGACCGTCGTGGTGTGCACGTCGTGGCCGCAGGCGTGGGCCCGGTCGGGCACCGTGGAGCGATAGGGAACCCCGGTCTTCGCGTCGGGGATGGGCAGTGCGTCGATGTCGGCGCGAATCGCGAACAGCGGGCGCGGAGCGCTCTCGCCGTCCTCACCGCCGGTTCCGATGTCGCAGATCAGCCCGGTGCCGATGGAGAGTACGCGGGGCTTCAGGCCGGCCTTCTCCAGACGGTCCTTGATCGCCGCGGTGGTACGGAACTCCTGGTTCCCCAGCTCCGGGTGCATGTGCAAGTCCCGGCGGAACGCGATCAGTTCGGCACGCAGGGACTCGGACAGCGTGCCGGGCAGTGCGCCTGCGCCGGGCTGTTCAGCTTCTTCGGACTCGCGGGACATCAACTGGTTCACCCAGTGAAGGGTATGCCCCCTGACGGGCCAACTACCGTGCGATCAACAAAACATCAGCCTCATAGGGGACAGAAATCTGGCTACGCGGCGATTGGCCGACCGCCGAAGTGGGTAAGCTCACTCAACTTCCCCTTGAGTCGATCTTTCCGCCTCCGCCCGTGCCCGGCAACTTCAAGCCGGTGACGGCAGCCGCTGCACGTCACGGGCCGTGCCCGTGACGCCGGCCAGGAAGCCCTGGGCGCGGGGCGAGGCGTTGTCCCTCAGCCACTCGGGCGCGATGTCGCACACCGCCACCTTGATGCCGGTGCCGGCCAGTGCCAGGGGCAGCGTGTGAACGACGGTCGAGGGGAAACTGAGCACCTTCCGGCCTATCGGGCCACGCCGGGCGATCAGCTCCAGCGGCAGGTCCGGGCGTACGACCTCCAGACCCGTCTGCACGGCGAGCCGGTGGAGTTTGTCCGAGCTCTCCCTGCGGTGCGCGAAGTAGCGCGTCGCGCCGTGCGTGCGCGCCAGCGTGGCCACGGCGGCCAGGTACTGCTCCAGATCGACCACGCCCGTCTCCACCAGGGACGTACCGACCAGGTCGGCGCCCCGGGTGACCGTCGGCGGGCCGAAGCGTGCCCGGGTCCAGGCGAAGTCGTTCACCGTGACCCTGATGCCCGCCGGCGGGTCGAGCGGCATCGAGGTGAACACCTCGACCGTCCGGGTCCGCGTCGGGCTGAGCTTGCGCCGCGCCAGGAAGGTGACCGGCGCCAGCACCATCTCGCGCGGCCCCCGGCGGCCGCCGCGCCGGTGCCAGCGCACCAGCCGCTCGCCGCGGGCGACCTGGGCGACGAACTCCATGGTCGCCGTGCCGTCGTCGACGACGGTCAGGTCCTTGCCGCCGACCAGGGTCAGCAGCAGCTGTACGTACCGGGAGAACGGGTCCCCGATGACGATGCGCCGGGCACGGCGGAGCACCGGCCCCAGCTCGCGCACCGTCCGCAGCGGCGCACCCGCGCCGCCGCGCGCCTCCTGCCAGCGGACCGTGTACCCCTCGTCGCGGGCCAGCTCCGCCATCCGGCGCAGCTGACCCCGCGACATGGGGTCGGTGGGTGACAGGACGACGATCGTGAGATCGCTCGTCCGGCCGTGACCGGTGTGATCACCGGGCTGTGCAGTACCTGCCTGCGTGTGGGCCCACTCCAGGACGTTCAGGAGCTGGACCGGACTCTCGACAAAGGCCAGGTTCACTGGGGGCTCA encodes:
- a CDS encoding BMP family lipoprotein, giving the protein MRRVSKITAACAVTAALALTATACGESSTESTGSSEGKLKIGMAFDVGGRGDNSFNDSAARGLDKAKAEFDAETKELTAKNGETPADREQRLASLAEGGYNPVIGVGFAYKDAIDSVAAKYPKTTFGLVDSVSEQKNVDSIVFTEEQGSYLAGVAAALKSKDGKIGFIGGVDLPLIKKFAAGFEQGVKETDPKASVQIQYLTTGTDLSGFGAPDKGKAAAKGMLDKGIDVIYAAAGGSGAGSIEAVAAKPGAWSIGVDSDQAKDPALSKYAETILTSVVKNVDTGVYDLAKSVKDGKPLTGTHAYSLAEDGVSLTTTGGHIEDIQAKIDEAKKKIVDGTIKVKTTT
- a CDS encoding amidohydrolase, producing MSRESEEAEQPGAGALPGTLSESLRAELIAFRRDLHMHPELGNQEFRTTAAIKDRLEKAGLKPRVLSIGTGLICDIGTGGEDGESAPRPLFAIRADIDALPIPDAKTGVPYRSTVPDRAHACGHDVHTTTVLGAGLVLAELDRQGLLPQPVRLIFQPAEEVLPGGAADVIGEGVLDGVSKIIAVHCDPRVDAGSVGLRVGPITSACDRLEITLDGPGGHTARPHLTTDLVTAAAKIVTEVPALLSRRVDARSGLAVTWGRIEAGHACNVIPQHAELSGTVRCLDLPGWRAAPDMVHAAIDEIATLHRAKSQINYIRGVPPVVNDPVVTELLRDAQIARRGVFAIEDTEQSLGGEDFSWYLEHVPGAMARLGVHPPGDSVRRDLHRGDFDVDEEAITVGVELFTAAALLDAGRTL